GGTATTATAGCTATTCGAGAGCGTGTTGGAGATAGAATTCTTTTAATCTCAGATGATTTGTTGAGTAAGTCTCTTCTGACATTTTATCCTCCAGAAGAGATTGGAGCTTTGGCGATGATGGCTGGAATAGACGTTTTGTTGGTAGCTGGGTACCCAGATATTGATATGGTAGAAAGATTTTATGAGGGTTTTTTGGAGCGAGCAAAAGAGGATGCAAGATTGCGAGAGCGAATATTTAAAAGTGCAGCGAGGGTTCTTGAAATAAAAGGGGAATTTGCCCTTCCATAGGGACAATAGTATGCTAGAAACACCATGGAAGAACTTATCATCCATAGCAAAAAGGAAAAGGAGGTTTTAGACATTACCGATGAACTAAAAGAGCTCGTCAGGGAAAAGGGGGCGAAAGAGGGGGTGTGCAACCTTTTTTTGACCCATACCTCGGCTGCCTTAACCACGGCAGATTTAGATAACGGAACGGATTTGGACATGCTGGATGCTTTTGAAGAAGTGGTGCCCCAGTTAGCATACCGTCACCCCCACAATCCAGGGCATGTGAAATATCACATTCTCTCTTCTATTATTGGTTCTTCTCTTACCATTCCCATTGAAAAAGGGGAGTTGGTGCTGGGGCCATGGCAGAAAATCGTGTTAATTGAGTTTGGAGGCCCGAGAGAAAGAACCGTTGCAGTGAACTTTATTTCCTGAATATGTCTCAGTTCTATTCCGGAAAACGAAGTAGAAACTTGTATGAACCCTCAACAAAGGAGTCTTTTCGTTTAAGCCGCTCCAAGATCGAAAACTTTTTGAAGTGTCCCCGCTGCTTTTATCTTGACCGGCGCCTTGGCGTGGACCAGCCGCCTGGGTATCCATTTAGCCTCAATGCTGCCGTAGACACCTTGCTCAAAAAGGAGTTTAATCTTTTGAGAACAAAGCGAGAACCCCATCCTTTATTTAAAGAATACGGCATTGACGCTGTTCCTTTTCAGCACCCAAAAATGGATGAATGGAGAGAAACCCTAAAAGGCCTTCAGTATTACCATGAGCCCTCAGGATTTTTAGTGACCGGCGCGGTAGACGACATTTGGCAGAACTCAGAGGGAGAATTACACGTAGTGGATTATAAGGCAACGGCAAAGAATGGGGAGGTGAACTTGGATGCTGACTGGCAGCGCTCCTACAAAAACCAAATGGAAATCTACCAGTGGCTCCTGCGTCATCAACCAGACGGGTTCAAGGTTTCTCCTTTGGGATATTTTGTGTATGTGAACGGTAAGATGAACCGGGAAGCGTTTGACGCTCGCCTTGAGTTTGACATGAAGATTATTCTCTATAAAGGAGATGATTCCTGGATAGAAAAGGCCTTGATGGATGCAAAGAAAGTGCTGGATTCAGACAAGCTGCCGCAAGCAAACGAGGGGTGCGATTATTGTTTGTACCGAAAGTCGGTGCAGGACGTTTTGCAGCCCTTTCAGAAAAGCGAATAGTTCCTTAACGAAATTAAGGATTCCTTAGTTTAGTTAAGAGACAACCAAGAGAACCATTCGTGCTTAAATGAGATTTAAGCAGGAATGCAGAATAAAGAGTCGCCAAACAGGCGATTCTTTGTTAAACTATGCAGGAGATATGAAACAGGTGAGTTATAGTCAGTTAATGACGTATGTGAGATGTCCTGAGCACTGGCTGTTCCGTTACAAGCTGGGCTTAAAGCGCTCTCCCAAAAAGATTTTAAAACACGGTTTTGCCTTACATGAGACCTTTGCCTATCACTTTGACCAAAAAAAGAAAGATGGGAAAGGACTAAATGTTGGGGATGCAAAGGAGTTTTTTGCAGATGTTTTTCTGGAAGCATTAGATGACTATAAGCAAGAACTGGAGTCTGTGCGTCCCCATCTAACAAGGGAATATCTGAAAAAAGAACGAGAGGTTGATGTGACAAATTTGCTTGATCTTGGCATGCGGGGCATTGAGGTCTACTACAAAAAACTTAATCAATATATTAAACCTGACTTAGTGGAAGAGGCATTTGAGTTCCCAGCTAGCAGGGAACTCAAGGTTATAGGAAGAATTGACCTTACCGACAAGAGCAGTGTTATTCATGAGTTAAAAACCACCAGAAAATCACCCAATATGCAGGATATTCGTTCTGACCCCCAGCTTGCGATCTATCAGTTGGGATACCATAGCATCAAAAAGAAATATCCAAAGGCCATTAGCAAAGACTACATTGTGCTTTCAAAGAGAGATTCTAGGATTGTACGATTTAAGGTTGCTCGTCCCTTTGTAAATCGCTTAACGATTCTTAGAAACATTAACACCATTATGGATGCGGCCCGCCACAACATCTTTTACTGCATGCATCCAGCAGAAAGTTGGTTATGCTCTAAAGAATGGTGCGGGTACTATACTTTGCACCAGGAATTGAAAAAACTGGGATTACAAAAGTTTATGGCAAAGTATTTAAAGAAATGATGGCATCATATACCATAATACATCTTGGGGGGTCGGTGGTGGTCCCCCATATTTCAGATACAGGAGGCATCAATATTACCTATCTTAAAAAGCTGCGAACCTTTCTTTTGCCTCAGTTAAAAAAGGGCAGAAAGTTTATCATTGTCATTGGAGGTGGAAAGACCGCACGAGTGTATCAAAAGTCAGCAGAAAAGATTGTGAACATCCATGAATATGATTTGGACTGGATTGGCATTCATGCCACCCGTCTCAACGCGCATCTCTTGCGTACCATTTTTGAAAAAGAAGCATATCCCGTGGTTATTGATCACGACCCCACGCGAGAGGAAGTAGAAATGCTAAAAAGTTCAAACAGGAATCTATTTTTTGCTTCAGGCTGGAAACCCGGATGGTCTACTGACTATGTTGCAGTGGAACTTGCAAGAAAGTTTGGCGCAAAGGAGATAATCATTG
The Patescibacteria group bacterium DNA segment above includes these coding regions:
- a CDS encoding PD-(D/E)XK nuclease family protein, with product MSQFYSGKRSRNLYEPSTKESFRLSRSKIENFLKCPRCFYLDRRLGVDQPPGYPFSLNAAVDTLLKKEFNLLRTKREPHPLFKEYGIDAVPFQHPKMDEWRETLKGLQYYHEPSGFLVTGAVDDIWQNSEGELHVVDYKATAKNGEVNLDADWQRSYKNQMEIYQWLLRHQPDGFKVSPLGYFVYVNGKMNREAFDARLEFDMKIILYKGDDSWIEKALMDAKKVLDSDKLPQANEGCDYCLYRKSVQDVLQPFQKSE
- a CDS encoding YjbQ family protein encodes the protein MEELIIHSKKEKEVLDITDELKELVREKGAKEGVCNLFLTHTSAALTTADLDNGTDLDMLDAFEEVVPQLAYRHPHNPGHVKYHILSSIIGSSLTIPIEKGELVLGPWQKIVLIEFGGPRERTVAVNFIS
- a CDS encoding UMP kinase, whose amino-acid sequence is MMASYTIIHLGGSVVVPHISDTGGINITYLKKLRTFLLPQLKKGRKFIIVIGGGKTARVYQKSAEKIVNIHEYDLDWIGIHATRLNAHLLRTIFEKEAYPVVIDHDPTREEVEMLKSSNRNLFFASGWKPGWSTDYVAVELARKFGAKEIIIAKDTPYVYDSDPKKNKNAKPLKKISWKLYKQIIPQKWTPGLSAPVDPVATKLAEKLGLEAKILKGTDLKNMKKAVEGKQFRGTLIHP
- a CDS encoding PD-(D/E)XK nuclease family protein, which codes for MRFKQECRIKSRQTGDSLLNYAGDMKQVSYSQLMTYVRCPEHWLFRYKLGLKRSPKKILKHGFALHETFAYHFDQKKKDGKGLNVGDAKEFFADVFLEALDDYKQELESVRPHLTREYLKKEREVDVTNLLDLGMRGIEVYYKKLNQYIKPDLVEEAFEFPASRELKVIGRIDLTDKSSVIHELKTTRKSPNMQDIRSDPQLAIYQLGYHSIKKKYPKAISKDYIVLSKRDSRIVRFKVARPFVNRLTILRNINTIMDAARHNIFYCMHPAESWLCSKEWCGYYTLHQELKKLGLQKFMAKYLKK